One stretch of Actinopolymorpha sp. NPDC004070 DNA includes these proteins:
- a CDS encoding MoxR family ATPase: protein MVSTGPTFEPTRRPEEPRWAPAADFPYLAQTAGRVRDAVQRVIEGKPDVVRTALTVLLAEGHLLIEDVPGVGKTMLAKALARSIDCSVRRVQFTPDLLPSDVTGVSVYNQETHDFEFRPGGIFANIVVGDEINRASPKTQSALLECMEERQVTVDGTTYHLEAPFMVIATQNPIEMEGTYPLPEAQRDRFMARVSMGYPSPQAELEMLDAHGAASPLDDLEPVTDAREVAKLVDIVQGVYVSPAVKEYAIALVTATRNSPDLRLGASPRATLHLVRAARAAAALDDREYVLPDDLQALAVPVLAHRLLPAAEAQIARRSAEQVVTDLVRTVPVPDPHRRSR from the coding sequence ATGGTGTCGACCGGCCCGACGTTCGAGCCGACGAGGCGACCGGAGGAGCCGCGCTGGGCTCCGGCGGCGGACTTTCCCTATCTCGCGCAGACCGCGGGCCGCGTCCGCGACGCTGTCCAGCGCGTGATCGAGGGCAAGCCCGACGTGGTGAGGACCGCGCTGACGGTCCTGCTCGCCGAAGGTCATCTGCTCATCGAGGACGTGCCCGGCGTGGGTAAGACGATGCTCGCCAAGGCACTGGCGCGTTCGATCGACTGTTCCGTACGCCGAGTGCAGTTCACTCCCGACCTGCTCCCGAGCGACGTCACGGGTGTGTCCGTCTACAACCAGGAGACGCACGACTTCGAGTTCCGGCCGGGCGGCATCTTCGCCAACATCGTGGTCGGTGACGAGATCAACCGCGCTTCGCCCAAGACGCAGTCGGCGCTGCTGGAGTGCATGGAGGAGCGCCAGGTCACCGTGGACGGCACGACCTATCACCTCGAGGCACCGTTCATGGTCATCGCGACGCAGAACCCCATCGAGATGGAAGGCACCTACCCACTGCCCGAGGCGCAGCGGGACCGGTTCATGGCCCGGGTCTCGATGGGTTACCCGAGCCCCCAGGCCGAGCTGGAGATGCTCGACGCCCACGGGGCGGCCTCGCCGCTGGACGACCTGGAGCCGGTCACCGACGCCCGCGAGGTCGCCAAGCTGGTCGACATCGTGCAGGGCGTCTACGTCTCCCCGGCGGTCAAGGAGTACGCCATCGCACTGGTGACCGCCACCCGCAACTCCCCCGACCTGCGGCTCGGCGCCTCGCCGCGGGCCACTCTGCACCTCGTCCGGGCGGCCCGGGCGGCGGCCGCGCTCGACGACCGGGAGTACGTCCTGCCCGACGACCTGCAGGCTCTCGCCGTCCCCGTCCTCGCGCACCGCCTACTGCCGGCGGCGGAGGCCCAGATCGCCCGGCGTTCGGCCGAACAGGTCGTCACCGACCTCGTGCGGACCGTTCCGGTCCCCGACCCGCACCGCCGTTCTCGGTGA
- the mraZ gene encoding division/cell wall cluster transcriptional repressor MraZ gives MAATFLGTHTPRLDEKGRLFLPAKFRDELAEGLVVTRGQERCLSVWPLAEFGRLTEQMRQAPVTNKAARDYLRMLFAGASDEKPDKQGRITLPPMLREYAGLRRDCVVIGAMNRVEIWDAEAWASYSSDQEQAFSELSEEVLPGIL, from the coding sequence GTGGCGGCCACGTTTCTCGGCACCCACACCCCACGACTGGACGAGAAGGGTCGGCTGTTCCTCCCAGCCAAGTTTCGGGACGAGCTTGCGGAGGGGCTTGTGGTCACACGCGGACAGGAGCGCTGCCTCTCCGTCTGGCCGCTGGCCGAGTTCGGTCGGCTGACCGAGCAGATGCGGCAGGCGCCGGTCACGAACAAGGCCGCGCGCGACTACCTCCGGATGCTGTTCGCCGGAGCCTCCGACGAGAAGCCCGACAAGCAGGGCCGGATCACTCTTCCGCCGATGCTGCGGGAGTACGCCGGCCTGCGGCGCGACTGCGTGGTGATCGGCGCCATGAACCGCGTCGAGATCTGGGACGCCGAGGCCTGGGCGAGCTACTCCAGCGACCAGGAACAGGCGTTCTCCGAGCTGAGCGAGGAGGTGCTGCCCGGAATCCTGTGA
- the rsmH gene encoding 16S rRNA (cytosine(1402)-N(4))-methyltransferase RsmH — protein MNPRAGEPTHVPVLAARVVALLAPALTEPGSVVVDTTLGLGGHAEALLEECPQAHLIGLDRDPQALAAAGRRLERFGDRATCVHAVYDQLPEVLDDLGHRRVHGVLFDLGVSSLQLDEVERGFAYSRDAPLDMRMDPTQGPTAADVLNTYSAAELARILRTYGEERFARRIADAVVRQRETTPLATSRQLVDLLRSAIPGADRQVGGHPAKRTFQALRIEVNGEIAALERALPAAVDRLAVGGRVVVLAYHSLEDRLVKQTLGALARPDVPPGVPAVPPGHEAVLRLLTRGAEKATPEEVESNPRATSVRMRAAERILDSRRTASRGGAA, from the coding sequence ATGAACCCACGTGCCGGCGAGCCGACCCACGTCCCCGTCCTCGCGGCACGGGTGGTGGCTCTGCTCGCTCCCGCACTGACCGAGCCCGGTTCGGTGGTGGTGGACACCACGCTCGGCCTGGGTGGCCACGCGGAGGCGCTCCTGGAGGAGTGCCCGCAGGCCCACCTGATCGGCCTCGACCGTGACCCGCAGGCACTCGCCGCGGCCGGCAGGCGGCTGGAGCGGTTCGGTGACCGCGCGACCTGTGTCCACGCGGTGTACGACCAGCTTCCGGAGGTCCTCGACGACCTCGGCCACCGCCGGGTGCACGGCGTCCTGTTCGACCTCGGGGTGTCCTCCCTCCAGTTGGACGAGGTGGAGCGCGGGTTCGCGTACAGCCGCGACGCCCCACTGGACATGCGGATGGATCCCACGCAGGGCCCGACCGCCGCCGACGTCCTCAACACCTATTCCGCCGCCGAGCTGGCCCGGATCCTCCGGACGTACGGCGAGGAACGCTTCGCCCGGCGGATCGCCGACGCCGTCGTCCGGCAACGCGAGACCACGCCGCTGGCCACCAGCAGGCAACTGGTCGACCTTCTTCGCTCCGCCATCCCCGGCGCCGACCGGCAGGTCGGCGGCCACCCGGCCAAGCGCACCTTCCAGGCGCTCCGGATCGAGGTCAACGGCGAGATCGCCGCCCTCGAACGCGCACTGCCGGCCGCGGTGGACCGGCTGGCAGTCGGCGGCCGGGTCGTCGTCCTCGCGTACCACTCGCTGGAGGACCGCCTGGTGAAGCAGACGTTGGGTGCGCTCGCGCGCCCGGACGTCCCGCCGGGTGTCCCGGCAGTACCACCGGGACACGAAGCCGTACTCCGCCTGCTGACCCGCGGGGCCGAGAAGGCCACGCCGGAAGAGGTGGAGTCGAACCCACGTGCCACGTCGGTGCGGATGAGGGCAGCGGAACGGATTCTTGACAGTCGCCGTACGGCGAGCAGAGGGGGAGCGGCATGA
- a CDS encoding DUF58 domain-containing protein: MGGRFSSLTTRGRAFLAAGIAAAVCAVALGQKDLLRVAIFLLALPLVTVLVVTRTRYRIAASRTIEPVRVQVGEQATVRLRLENVGRMPTGLLLLEDQVPHLLGSKPRFVLDRMSARWRRDVTYPVRSEARGRFTVGPLTLRVTDPFGLVEMSRSFRSQEVFLVTPRVHALPAAKAAGEWSSSGENNQRAVSADGEEDVTVREYREGDDLRRVHWRSSARRGELMVRREEQPWQSRATVFLDTRRISHRGSGATSSFEWAVSAAGSVGVHLLRRGFSVRLQTDAGATVLATARESGPSVESEGQILDALAVVGPSSIGHLSQTSLTASSDGSHGLLVAVLGVVTPAEAQALVQARQRSSAAFAIVVDTPSWAAGSERSPQAVAEQLAESVQMLRRGGWRVCVVRHGTSVPAAWAQLMLGEEATQSGPPSSPSSPSSPSSPASSASSASHSSSSAPVGATGHLAGVANDSPAPPAATSAPVSREQTWGGQAS, from the coding sequence ATGGGGGGACGGTTCTCTTCCCTCACCACCCGCGGCCGGGCCTTTCTCGCCGCGGGTATCGCCGCCGCGGTCTGTGCCGTCGCCCTCGGGCAGAAGGACCTCCTCCGGGTGGCGATCTTCCTCCTCGCACTGCCGCTGGTGACCGTCCTCGTGGTCACCCGCACCCGCTACCGCATCGCCGCCTCCCGGACGATCGAGCCGGTGCGGGTGCAGGTCGGCGAGCAGGCGACCGTACGCCTGCGGCTGGAGAACGTCGGCCGGATGCCCACCGGACTGTTGCTCCTCGAGGACCAGGTGCCCCACCTCCTCGGTTCCAAGCCGCGGTTCGTGCTGGACCGCATGTCGGCCCGGTGGCGCCGCGACGTCACCTACCCCGTGCGGTCGGAGGCCCGCGGCCGGTTCACGGTCGGCCCGCTGACCCTGCGCGTCACCGATCCGTTCGGCCTGGTGGAGATGTCGCGGTCGTTCCGGTCCCAGGAGGTGTTCCTGGTGACGCCGCGGGTGCACGCCCTCCCGGCGGCGAAGGCGGCCGGTGAGTGGTCCAGCAGCGGTGAGAACAACCAGCGCGCGGTGTCCGCCGACGGCGAGGAGGACGTCACCGTCCGCGAGTACCGCGAGGGCGACGACCTGCGCCGGGTGCACTGGCGGTCCAGCGCTCGTCGCGGGGAGCTCATGGTGCGACGGGAGGAGCAACCCTGGCAGAGCCGCGCCACCGTGTTCCTGGACACCCGCCGGATCAGCCATCGCGGCAGCGGCGCCACGTCGTCCTTCGAGTGGGCGGTGAGCGCGGCCGGCTCCGTCGGCGTGCACCTGCTGCGCCGCGGCTTCTCCGTACGCCTGCAGACCGACGCCGGCGCCACGGTGCTGGCGACCGCGCGCGAGTCCGGCCCGTCGGTGGAGTCGGAGGGTCAGATCCTGGACGCACTCGCCGTGGTCGGCCCGTCGTCGATCGGCCACCTCTCCCAGACGTCCCTGACGGCGAGCAGCGACGGGTCGCACGGCCTGCTGGTGGCGGTGCTCGGCGTCGTCACACCCGCGGAGGCCCAGGCGCTGGTGCAGGCACGGCAGCGGTCCAGTGCAGCGTTCGCCATCGTCGTCGACACCCCGTCCTGGGCGGCCGGCAGCGAGCGCTCGCCCCAGGCCGTGGCCGAGCAGCTCGCCGAGAGCGTGCAGATGCTGCGCCGCGGCGGGTGGCGGGTCTGCGTGGTCAGGCACGGCACGAGCGTTCCGGCGGCCTGGGCCCAGCTCATGCTCGGCGAGGAGGCCACTCAGTCCGGGCCCCCGTCGTCTCCGTCGTCTCCGTCGTCTCCGTCGTCTCCGGCATCTTCTGCGTCTTCCGCATCTCACTCGTCCTCGTCCGCGCCGGTCGGCGCGACCGGACACCTGGCCGGGGTCGCGAACGACTCTCCGGCCCCTCCGGCCGCGACCTCGGCACCGGTGTCCCGTGAGCAGACCTGGGGAGGCCAGGCCTCATGA